One Sinorhizobium arboris LMG 14919 genomic region harbors:
- the ehuB gene encoding ectoine/hydroxyectoine ABC transporter substrate-binding protein EhuB codes for MKKNQILAGVAGLAFVSTLSFTSAALADDDKLEQLKSQGFARVAIANEPPYTAVSADGKVSGAGPDVARAIFKKLGVPDIVASVSEYGAMIPGIQARRFDAVTAGLFMKPERCGAVAYSEPILCDAEGFLVKKGNPKGFKAYKDIAKDSSATVGVPGGGLQEKMALAAGVPRDRVIVAPDAQGGLKMLQDGRIDLYALPMLSLNDLKKKAADETIEVVAPVADAPVGCDGTAFNKADTALRDAYDVELAKMKKSGEFAKIIEPYGFSADVAMSTSREKLCAAN; via the coding sequence CGCGCTGGCCGACGATGACAAGCTTGAACAACTGAAGTCCCAGGGATTTGCTCGAGTGGCAATTGCAAATGAACCACCGTACACCGCAGTCTCGGCCGACGGAAAAGTTTCGGGGGCCGGGCCAGATGTGGCGCGCGCAATCTTTAAAAAGCTTGGTGTGCCAGACATCGTTGCCTCGGTGTCGGAGTATGGTGCGATGATCCCAGGGATCCAAGCTCGTCGTTTTGATGCGGTGACAGCCGGCCTATTCATGAAGCCAGAGCGATGCGGCGCTGTAGCTTATTCGGAACCAATTCTCTGCGATGCGGAGGGCTTTCTGGTGAAGAAGGGGAATCCTAAAGGCTTCAAGGCCTACAAAGATATCGCGAAGGATTCCTCTGCCACAGTTGGCGTCCCTGGCGGAGGATTACAGGAAAAAATGGCTCTAGCCGCGGGTGTGCCTCGCGACCGAGTGATCGTTGCACCGGACGCTCAAGGTGGTCTCAAAATGCTGCAGGATGGCCGCATTGATCTCTATGCTTTGCCGATGCTTTCACTCAACGATCTTAAAAAGAAGGCGGCAGACGAAACGATCGAAGTGGTAGCTCCCGTTGCAGACGCCCCTGTCGGCTGCGATGGCACTGCATTCAATAAGGCAGATACGGCCTTGAGAGACGCATACGATGTCGAACTTGCGAAAATGAAGAAGTCCGGCGAATTTGCGAAAATCATTGAACCTTACGGCTTCTCAGCGGATGTGGCTATGTCGACAAGCCGCGAAAAGCTGTGCGCCGCCAACTAA